The genomic DNA aaaaatattaaatgatatatCTTATCTTCACAACCCAGCCCCTAGCACAGTCAAGCCTGTAACACAGTAGGAGCTTGATAATTGTTTACTGAATGTAGTGTAATAAGTGAGGAAAATCACCAACAGGGAACTAACTGGTCTGTCATTATTGAAAACCAGGAAATGAAGCTAAATCCTGGGGATGAATAGGTAGGGGGTGGGCAGGAACTAAACAATCAATGTTAGCAGGGCAGACAGTTCCTTACCCTGATTATCTGATGTAGAGAAATAAGCACAGCTACACATAGGTGCCATGTGCAATATGACAATTATAGTTATTTCATCCTTTGCAAGCTGAAAAGCATTTAGAAACCACTCAAAGCaaaggggtggtggggaggaattgctttgatttttagaaaacGATGGACCCAGTAAAATCAGAAAAGTTTATTACCATTCCTTATGAATAATTTAAAAGTGATATTAGCATGTTAGTCTTCATACAAATTCCTTTCAAGTATAAAAACCAAGATGTCAGTGTATGCTTAAGACTACTAAATCAGACCAATACAAAACCACTCTCTCAGACTTGTGGATCACACCTCCATTTATTAGAGGACACAAATTTGCCCAAACCAAACCCAGGCTTACATTTGGGaatttgccaggcaaagggagagCAGGAGGCACTATTAAATTAAAAGCCAACTTAAAAGATTTCAGTAGCTAATTAGAAAGTTCCCAGAGACCCAGGTGACAGCCATGTTTCTAACCCCTTTGAACCGTGAAGTCCCGTGAGCACCCAAGGTGGCATCAATCAGAACATCCTGAGACTGGAATACACTTTCATTTGGCTGCCTTTGGGAAAACCCAGTGACTCTACCCAAGGGCAGTGGGCACAGTGCCCAGAAGCCAGTTGACTTCTACGGTGGCCACGTTACTGTAACAGCAGCCCCACTTTCCAAAGTGCTACTGGGCCTTAGTTGAGGAGGTCCACCCTCACCCTCTTCCAGCTGACTCACTTCTCATACATAATCCCTGCCACCCCCAGGAGGCCCTGAGTCACACACTGGAAAACAGATACAATACATTGGACCTGAGATAGAAGGCAAGCGCTGGACAACAGTATTCATCCTGGATCCTCCACAGCTTTAGACAATCAGCAGTGTAGAAATATACACCAGTGAAGTACTATGTGAAGTGGAGGGTACAgtcatgaaggaaaaagaaaacaaaacactagtCCACCGTGAGGGAAAAGGCAaccagaagaaaaggaggaagaatagAGAATTTACATaaccatttttagaaaatatttatttatttatttattttggctgcaccaggtcttagttgaggcaggcggacttcttagttgcggcaggcgggatctagttccccgaccagggaccaaacctgggccccctgcatcgtcagcgcagagtcttacccactggaccacgagggaagtccctacataaCCTTTTATCTTCTATCAATACTTGATATTTGACCTCCAGTTTCCAGGTTCTCCAagagtagggttgccagatttagcaaataaaaatacaggatgccccattaaatttgaatttcagataaacagcaaataattttttagtgtgtgtcccaaatattgcacggAACACACTTATACTAAACAATTAtggtattttatctggcaaccctattcAGGAGGTTCAGTTAGCCTGAGGTTACTCTGATCATATCCCGTCAAAGAGCAACAGCAAGATGATCACAGAGCGAAGCTCAGGCACTCCACCCACCCCAAGGGGAGGTATGTGTTCCTTTTAGCTCCATTTCCCAAACTCTCAAAAATCCCATGCTGTTCTGGCAGGGTGAGAGGATATGTGCACGGTGGAGTTGTCAACCACTATTTGCCAGGTAGAGAAGTTAAGGTTTCCTTCCATATCAAATGAAGAAGGTCAAAAATACAACTAGGGAGAAGGAGCAGCAGGCCCGCTGGGATATGGAATCTGACTCCTTCCACCCCGAGAGCAGGCTGAGCAACTCCAGCAACACcatcacaagggcgacgacagccCTGCGGCCTGGAAACCCAACGTACCCCAGCTCTCTTGGAGCAACCTCAAAAGGCACACAGGGCTGAACAAACACACAGGGAGATATACAGAGGCGGGAGGAACAGGAAGAGAGCAAGGTAGTCTTTATAGTGACTCAGAGGAATGACAGCAGAAGAGAAGTATCAGAGGGAATCACAGAACCCCCTGACAGTGACTGGCAGGACATTTTATTTCGTTGGTCGTTTCATTGGTTTTATTTAGGGGGTTAATCTTCAGTGGTCTTTCCTTCAAGCGGAAGGATGATGAGAGAAAAAAGAGCCACACAGAAGTCTCAGAGACACAGCTCTTCAGAGGGACTGTTCATTACACATCACCGTGCCTATTGTGCTAGCAGAATCCAAGAGCAGATCTGAACATCAGATCCCACAGCCGATATACTATCGTGACTAAGTGCCAAACCCACCTCCTGAGGATGGAAGAGGAACCAATAACAAGGCCATGGCTGGTAAACATTCCTCTCAAAGGCAATGAAGAGGGAAACAGCACAAAGAACAGGACCACATTATGCTTTTTTCACAGTCTCCGCCATGAGAATTCCCAGTCCCTTGTAATCCAGCATCTCTGAAACTGTGTTCCCAGAGATGTTAATAGGTGTTGCATggggccaaaaaacaaaagttcagtgaaataagtttgggaaatattGCATACTTATTAAAAGTTATAACTTCCTGCAGTAGAAGAAACTATTCGGCATTATTTAAATCACTGGTTCCTGCCTTATTTGACCACAGAACCCTTTTAAGAAACATCTATTACCATCTCACAGAACTCTAGAAATGCTGCTTAACCATTATTGCAAAAATATCTCCtctcaagaatggaaagagcatgTCAACATTGGGAACACCCAGGAATCACACATAAGATGGTTTCCAAAAATTAGTATATCAGAAAGCTTAAGGCAATGATTTGAAAATTTGGAGAACCTTGTCTTTCTGTGAGGCACTTGCTCAACGGTAAATACAGCCAGGAACGCTGAAATTAGATTTTAAACAGCCAAGCAAAAGCCTACAAACAACAGTGCTAGGCTGCTCTGCTTAGTCGTGGCCTGGCCAGGACAGAAAAGAACAGCACTTGGTGGCATCTCCTCTTACCACTTCGACAggagagacacacacactcactctctcaAACTTCCTCCAAAAGGTTCAGACCAAACTTCAAAGCAGCCAAGTGCAAACTAGCCTCTCCTTGTTCCTCCAAAAGCTGAATAACCTGGAGTCTAGGGTTTCCAGGGGAAGAGATAAGTGGCTCACGCTGGCATTGTTAAATGCTGTCAAAGGAATTCCCCCTTATTCTCCTTAGGTGCAGTCCCCAAGCAGCACTCCAAAAGCTATAAGAGGACACACTTCTTGCTGTTCTTCTTTGTGGCAGGGTAAAGCACAGCCCGGACAGCTTCTGAAAATACCTCATGGACCCCATCCTGCATCAGGGCTGAACATTCCAGATACTTCACAGCCCCCACCTGCTTAGCCAGGGAAGTGCCTTGCTGAGGAGTTGTGGGCACTAGGCTCTGTTCCTTCAGCTTCTTCACTGTCTCAATGTCACTTCGCAGGTCCCTCTTGGTGCCTACCAGCAAAACAGGTACATTGGGGCAATGATGGGAGACCTCTGGGTACCACTTATGCCTCACATTGGCATAAGAAGATGGGTTgccaatggaaaaacaaatgacGAAGATATTGGTCTGGGGGTAGGAGAGTGTTCGCAGTCGGTCATACTCCTCTTGGCCAGCTGTGTCCCACAGGTTCAGGCTGACGATCTGGCCGTCCACAGATGTCTGGGCACTATAGTTGTCAAAGACAGTAGGGATATACTCCTCGGGAAAGGCGTTTGTTGTGTAACTGATGAGGAGGCAGGTCTTACCTACAGCCCCATCTCCTACAACCACACATTTAATCGTCTGCATTCTTC from Lagenorhynchus albirostris chromosome X, mLagAlb1.1, whole genome shotgun sequence includes the following:
- the LOC132512916 gene encoding rho-related GTP-binding protein RhoG-like, whose translation is MWRRARRACPAQRETPGRLCQLRFNSAGGRLVCRDSKGRMQTIKCVVVGDGAVGKTCLLISYTTNAFPEEYIPTVFDNYSAQTSVDGQIVSLNLWDTAGQEEYDRLRTLSYPQTNIFVICFSIGNPSSYANVRHKWYPEVSHHCPNVPVLLVGTKRDLRSDIETVKKLKEQSLVPTTPQQGTSLAKQVGAVKYLECSALMQDGVHEVFSEAVRAVLYPATKKNSKKCVLL